In Papio anubis isolate 15944 chromosome 20, Panubis1.0, whole genome shotgun sequence, a single window of DNA contains:
- the LOC101021244 gene encoding mitochondrial import inner membrane translocase subunit Tim8 B, with the protein MAELGEADEAELQRLVAAEQQKAQFTAQVHHFMELCWDKCVEKPGNCLDSRTENCLSSCVDRFIDTTLAITSRFAQIVQKGGQ; encoded by the coding sequence ATGGCGGAGCTGGGTGAAGCTGATGAAGCTGAGTTGCAGCGCCTGGTGGCCGCCGAACAGCAGAAGGCGCAGTTTACTGCACAGGTACATCACTTCATGGAGTTATGTTGGGATAAATGTGTGGAGAAGCCAGGGAATTGCCTAGACTCTCGCACTGAAAATTGTCTCTCCAGCTGTGTAGACCGCTTCATTGACACCACTCTTGCCATCACCAGTCGGTTTGCCCAGATTGTACAGAAAGGAGGGCAGTAG